One Etheostoma cragini isolate CJK2018 chromosome 6, CSU_Ecrag_1.0, whole genome shotgun sequence DNA window includes the following coding sequences:
- the tnfb gene encoding tumor necrosis factor b (TNF superfamily, member 2) yields MVAYTTTPSDVEMGQEETTMVLVEKKSSTGWIWMLSVALLTVALCLGGIQLFALYWSRKPESMTQPGQTETLVKKDTVEKDPHYTLSRISSKAKAAIHLEGYEGGKSLPDQLQWRIDQGQAFAQGGFKLVNNQIVIPQTGLYFVYSQASFRVSCSDGDDEEAGKHITPLSHRIWRYSDSIGSKASLMSAVRSVCQNTAQEDVYSDGQGWYNAIYLGAVFQLNKGDRLWTETNQLSELETDEGRTFFGVFAL; encoded by the exons ATGGTGGCCTACACAACAACACCAAGTGATGTGGAGATGGGTCAGGAGGAGACGACGATGGTTTTGGTAGAAAAGAAGTCCTCCACTGGGTGGATATGGATGCTGTCTGTGGCCCTTCTCACTGTGGCCCTTTGTTTAGGAGGCATCCAGCTGTTTGCTTTGTACTGGAGCAGAAAGCCGGAAAGTATG acacaaccagGCCAGACAGAAACGCTAGTCAAGAAGGACACTGTTGAGAAAG ATCCCCACTACACGTTGAGCCGAATCAGCAGCAAAGCCAAGGCAGCCATCCATTTAGAAG GTTACGAAGGCGGCAAGAGTTTGCCTGACCAGCTGCAGTGGAGAATTGATCAAGGCCAGGCGTTTGCTCAGGGCGGCTTCAAACTGGTGAACAACCAGATTGTTATCCCACAAACAGGCCTCTACTTCGTCTACAGCCAGGCCTCGTTCAGAGTGTCCTGCAGCGATGGCGACGACGAGGAAGCGGGAAAACACATCACACCTCTCAGCCACAGGATCTGGCGCTACTCCGACTCCATAGGCAGCAAAGCCTCTCTGATGAGCGCGGTGAGGTCGGTGTGCCAGAACACTGCTCAGGAGGATGTCTACAGTGACGGACAGGGCTGGTACAATGCCATCTATCTTGGTGCAGTGTTTCAGCTAAACAAAGGAGACCGACTGTGGACGGAGACCAACCAGCTATCAGAGCTGGAGACCGACGAGGGAAGGACTTTCTTTGGTGTGTTTGCACTTTAA